The genome window CCTCAGGGTTGTAACTCAAAGCCCAAATCCAGTTCCCTCAGGACATTTATATGTGTTTATGCCTAAATGTAAAAACATTTgcttatgaaaaatatttgcatacaCTAATGAACAGATATCATTACCACCCCGGACAGAAAACAATACCTGCCCCACATTAAAAAGTAACTTGGACAAAGCCTTTAAcaaaaagactttaaaaaaattcaagttagCAGTTTTAAATATACAAGGTttaaggcagcagcagctgacaagTTCCATAGTCTTTCTGGCTCCAGAAATGGTTACAGCAAGCATTTGAAATAGCAGTTAATAACTACAGTGATCAAAAGCCAAGATGACAAGCAGAGTCACTGGTATTTTAACTCTTAAAataagatttgtttttaaaaagcccatTCATGTCATAGCTGAGCACTGAATAGttgggaaagaaaatctgcCAGCTGAAAAGGACATTAGTTCTCACAGAAAGGATTCTCACTGCAATGAAACATTCCATAACCCAATGAGTAATTGTTACCAGTAACCAACAAAAGGggagagaaagtgaaaaaattataattaaaacagATAGATCAACTGCAAAACCAGCTGCTTTTATAATAAAATCTTGTTTCTTTTGATGGTGTTTCTGCCCAGAGGTAGATCCTCCCTACCTGTCAATCAGGGAATCCCTCATGTTGGTGGCGATGGTGCTCGGCTGAGCCTCGTTGAGCCTGAAGATGCTCTCGATGACAGAGAGCTCGGTGCTGGTGGTGTCCAGCCCGCAGAAGGCGCACCAGTCGTTGACCACCATCCCCGCTGCGATCACCTCGCTGCCGCGGTTCACCGTGCCTGCCTGCCGGGACACAGCAGCcgtgagcagagctggcacagctcctcacacagctctggcacagctctttGCTGGGGGGCTCAGCTCACACCGCTGAAGAGAGGAACTCTGCCACCAGCAAAGTTCTGAAGGTGCCAGATAAAATGATTAATGAACAGCCTTTACTCTCTGGTGAGAAACTGGTGTGGCGTTCAGTGAAAGAGAATCCAATAAGCAGGAAGGATAACAGTATTCATACGTCCGACTGAGCAGGCACAGGAGTTTCCTATCTTTTTAAACACTGGCTTCAGCCAAACCACAAACAGGCCCACATTCTGTATCTGCACAATGTGCACAAGCCCAGCAGAGCAACATTTCAGAAGGCAGCTAAAAGCACTGAGCAGCTTGTTCAGACTCAGGAAAGACAGGAAACTGTCTGGGTCTCCTCACCTTCCACTCAGAATcacttcacagaaaaacagaatctgGGAGACCCTGAGCTGGAGAAACATTGCAACTGAGTTGGGGAGGGAATGGGAGGAGCAAACATCCCACAAATGCCTTACCACAAGTGGAACCTGCAGCAAAGACGACAGCTCGTCCTGGTCATCGATTGAAGTTTTAGGGTGCACGATTCCTCCTTGGTTACTAAAAACACAGTAACTTCCAACCAGCACCTGGTCTGCTATTGTTTGTCTGAACACCTCCACCTTAAGCACATCTGCCAGGATCTCTTCTGTCTCCTGCAAATGGAAGGAGGATAAAGCCTTCGGCTAAATGGTATTGTCGAGTGGGAAGTCAAGCTGTTCCTGCACACAGCCCTCAGCTGGGAGCCTCCCACACTGCACAGCCCATTGCAACCCAGCCATGATAACACACACAGCCAAGCTCCACACTCCACATGTTCCCAGCTTCCTGTGTCACTATGAACACAACCTCATGCCTTTGCTGAGAAATGCCCAAATCCCCCTCTCTATAGGCAATACTTTACTTGCATCAATTCTCAGCAAACCCGTTGTCTTTGCTCCAAAACCACTGAGAAAAAATGGTCTTATGCTTCTCATAACTCTAACAACCTCCCCCAGGTTTTACTGtgaattattttgatttctctctctctggcCATCTTACTTTACTTTTTACACCTTTGAAAAACATACAGCGCAAAGCCTTCTCCCATCCCCTTATTCTTCCCTTTGCACTCCCGCCACCAAGTCCCATTTCTTCATCACCTTTAGCACAAGCTGGAAGCAAACACTGTCAGGACTTGCAGCCATACAACACATCTCTCTCAAAGCTGTTAGGGTATCAGTTCTCAGATATAAAACAGGAGTGACTTTGTCTCCTCTACCCTTATTTAAACTCACATACAAGAaccttctatttttctttcagaccCCTGTAATGATGCACATCCGTGGTCTCTTTCAGCTATGACCCGCTCTGGCTCACTCAGCTGTAGATTGTAACTCCTTCTGTGGTCCTCACTGCACTCCTCCTTACACTCTTTATTAGACGCGTGCACTCTAATTCACTCAATTTCACACACCCAAAGCAAACTGCACCCAATGATCactgaatcatagaatggtttgggtagaagggatcttaaaactcatctcattctaccccctgccatgggtagggacacctgccaccagaccaggttgctccaagcccagtccaacctggccttgggcacttccagggatggggcttagagcttctctgggcaacctgggaAGGACTTCCCTtccctcacagagaagaatttcttcccaatatcccacccagccctgcccacttTCAGTGAGGATtgttcccccttgtcctgtccaATGACACACAAGATCCCCCCACTCCTTCCCTTCTTCAAAGCACACTCCCTACAGCTGAGCCGCAGGGAACAATTCCAGCCTCAGCGTGggcagcatttcccagccccACTCGAAACGTGGGAGTGTCCTAGAGCCCTGTACCCTGTCCAGATCCGGGTGAACCAGAGCCACGTAGTCATTGCAAGTGGTGACGTTGCCCAGAGCTGAGAGCCGCTCCTCCACGCGCTGGATGCGCACAGAATCCGGGAGGCTGTTGCggatgtgctgcagctcttggtCTGTCGTGCTGCTCGGGACCAGCAGCCCATGTCTGTTCCctaaaatgacaaaaagaaagaaaacaattaaaagaatGTTACCACACAGTGTATTAGCACCTCCCTCCTGTTCACATATGGCTTGAGCTGCTCTTGCTCTGTGCGTTCTTTCCAAGCCCAGAATTCAGCCTAGGAGATGTAAAAATAACCAGCACCCCATGAAAGGAAAAACCAGGCTGAAGCACACTGGGTGAATTGACACTATCTTTACTCCCTTCTCTCTTCCAACAGGACTAAAAGAGGCCCAAGGCTCTCAGTGAGACACTTTACAAGGAACTCTCCATTAAGGTGTCATTTGCCCTACAAAAGGCCCGGTGCTACTGTTTGTGTGACTGTGGCAGCACGACTGAATGGTAAAAGGAACAAATAAGCAAGAAGCTGCTCTAACCTAACAGGGTCTCACCAGGCAGAGACACGTGAAAGGCTTCTCCCTGACTTTTACATTCGGTAATGCCTCCCCCTGCCCGGGCCggcactgaggagcagcagagcttccCTGGGCCCGAGAGCCAACGTTCCTCCCACCCCGGCTTCCGGGCGAGTCTCTGTTTCCTTACGTCCATCACACAATCAGCCAGGTTGAAAATACCTTTGAGATcatccttcctgctcctcacGCACTCGAAGCATTAAAACGACCCTCAGCGGCTCCGACCGAACCCGTGAGCTCTCCCTGACCCTCCGAGGCTCCCTCCGCCCCACGTACCCACACACATCCTGCCGATGATGCGGCAGGCTGCCGATGATGCGGCAGCCGGCGATCGAGGCGTGAACCACTGGGATGGTCCCGAAGAGTTCCCCCTCGAACACGCTGCAAGGAGAAAGCGCCGCGTTAGGGCCCCGCGGGCAGGGCCGGGCGGGGCCGCACCGGGCCGGGCGGGCCGGGGCCTCCTCACCTGTAGAAGTTCTCGGAGCCACCGATGGCCACGAGGCAATAGGCGTTGGTGAGCTTGGCGAAACAGCCCAGCTCGTTGTTGTTCTCGAAGCTGGCGCGGACCGCCATGGcaggaacgggaatgggaacgggaacggggCCGgaaatgggaacgggaatggaGCCGGGAACGGGGCTAAGAAGGGGGTCGAGAACGGGAACGGAGCTGGGTCCAGGAAAGAAGCCGGAACGGGTCCAAGAATGAGAGGAGAACGGGAACTGGGGGGTTGGGGGCCGGGAAGGAGGCTGAAGTGGGAACGGGAACAAGAACTGGCCGCCGTGGTTCCGAGCGCctctgcgggggggggggggggggggggggggggggggggggggggggggggggggggggggggaccacGAGGTGCCGCCGCTTCCGCTTCCGGGGGGGCGCACACGGGACTGAGGGGCACCGGCCGCGCTTGTTGGGAAGAGCGCCCCCGAGTGGCCGGGAGGTAAGAGCGCCCACAACGCGCCCCATGAGGGGGAGCGGGGGTGGGGCGGGCCCGAGACTGGCTGAGGGACCGAGCGGGAGCGACCTCGGCCCAGAAGCGTCCGGCCCGTGgcggcagcagctccccaggcaccGCTCGCCAGCCCGAGCCCGCCACAGCCCTGTGGGACACAGCCCGTCCCCGTGTGCCCGGACCCACCTGAGGCTGAGCCGGGccgtgtgtccctgcagcctggagaggcCGCCACGGGTCCAGGTGCGGCATCGCTGTCCTTGTCCCCGTGCTTGTTCCAGGTGTGCCATTGCTGTGCCGCTCCTTGTGCTGGTGCCAGGTGTGCTGTGgttgtctctgtccctgtgccgGGGTGCCGTGGCTGTCCGTGGTCCTGGCCGCTGTGGGCCACTTCCATGTGTGTACGGCCCCAGCGCAGGTTCTGGTGCTCCCCAGGTGCTGACACTGACCCTGTCCCAACATGAGCCATGCTTGGGCACCACCTCCATACTGACACTTGGGGTGTAGGACAGCAGATGAGTCATCTGTGAGCTGGCAGGCCACCCACGACCCAGCTGCTACCTGAGTGCCTCGCCGTGTATAGGGGCCACCTGTGTCAGCTGCCGCCAGTGCTCAGGTGGGTCCGCGGAGCAGCCCCCATTCGTGTGCTGACACCGCTGGTGGGCCGATGTCAGCCGTGTGCAGGTGCCAAACGTGTGCCCAGAtatgtccctgtcccctcctggcctggcacagctcagcacgACGGGACCTTGCCACACTCACCCCCGCCCCCACCACCAGGACCCAACACGTCTTTTTCCAGCAgaacaactttatttttcatatccCCCTGCCTTTGGCCATTTCATTTTCACCTTATGAATACAGTGAGAGGAATTTCTCAGCATAGAGAGAAACAGGGCTCACCCTGCATACCACAGTGGCCAATTTCCAGCTGTAGCAATGGCTTTGCTGTAAGTTTGAGGGGAAATGGTTCTTTCCCAAATGGGTAAAAGAATGTGGATTATAttcatgtgctttttttccctcctgccacaATCATGTAATTGAAAATTTGAGCTGCAGTTGCTAATCTCGTCTGAATCAGTCATCTACATAGATTAGACACCTTTTAACAGGAACAGGAGTAATGTTTTGATTCCAAGCCCCAGGTGTGATGATTGGCGGGGAAAAGCAATCCCTGGAAAATCAGACCAGAGGCCAGCTCAACTCCCAGGTCAGAGTTCAAACCGACTGTGTATGTGTTTGGATTTTAGCTTGTTGTACTTGGTGATCAGATCCAGCTTGCTGTGCCCCAGAGTCATTCTCTTCTCCGCCCCATATACGCTGTTCTTTTCTAGCAGCACGTCCTCTGGGAACTTGTCATAGCAAGGCTTTACGGACTTTTTATCCCGTTTGAGCTGGGTGTATGGGGAGAAAAGGCCAAACTGGCCATGTCCAGGGCTCTGTCTCTTTTCCTCATAAAATATGTTCTCATtttcagctggcagctccccagagGTGGCCACAGGTGCTCTCTGCTTCACGCCGGTCCCATTGCTGCTGGTACCCTCCGACAGGGACTGCAGTGGCTGCCCTGCTCTCGGTagggagcagtggctgctgtTTGCCTTACTGTCCTCCTGACTACCAGGTTTATTGGAGGAAGGCTCTGGCTGCACGAATGTCCTTGCTGTTACGAGGTTTGATTTTGGATATGAGGCTGGTGTAGGTTTACTTGGAGGACAGTTCACCAAGTCTGGTGGTTCTTCTTGCTGTTTAGGGCAAGTGGGCTTCAGGAATGTgtcttccttccccttcttaTTGCCAGAATCAGAGCTGGAATCTTGCTTTTCCTGGTGTGCACTGCAGCTGGAGTTTTTCATAAAGATGTgtcttccttccccttcttaTTGCCAGAATCAGAGCTGGAATCTTGCTTTTCCTGGTGTGCACTGCAGCTGGAGTTTTTCATAAAGGGAGACACTTTTATGCTCCTGATGCTCACATTTGAAAGGCTGCTGGAGGGACTCAGGGTCTCAGTATCATTCCCCTGAGTGGGTTTTAGGAGACAGTTGTCAACTTTTGAGGTATTCCAAGAAGAGAGACATGTCCCAGGTTCTGGCACACAGAAGCTGGTCACTGCTCTGGACTCTGCATACAAGTACCGGAATTCCTTGTCGAACTCTGCAACAATTTGCCCACGGAAGTGGGTCACCAGGCCGGTGTGCACTTGGCTGCAAAGCCAGGTGAAACTGcagtaaaagaaacaaaacacatgtAACTTCAGTTCACAGAGTACCAGCATGCCTAGCATGGATTTTAACATTCCAGTGATAGAATGCTACCTGATTTGTGTTGTTAAAACTTTCTCCAAGTAGGCAGGTGTGAGATTGCTCATGGAGATGAATGTACTCATCAATAATTATGAAAGAGCAACCCTGAAGTGGTTTGATTTCAGCTCAGGGTCCCCTGCTCTTCCCTTGccttggcaggagctgtgttCTCGTGTCCTGACATCTGCAACACGTGATGGGCTTGTAGGAGCTGCTTGGACCAGCAGGAAATGAGGAACTGCCTTGAGGAATGGAGGTCTCCAGAGACCACAGGAATACCTCAAGACAGGAAGACTGATGATTGCTGTAAGTATTGCTGGGGGATTCCCAAATGCAATAGAAGTTAATTCTTGTCTCAACAAGTCCAGTCCCTGCCCTCACAGTTAAGTGTTTTGGGATCTTTTCTGGGAGCTTGTCATATTCTGCCTTAAAACTAAACTGGTTTTGCACTAGCTGGAGAAAAACTTCCATTAATTGCCACTCTGCAAATTTTCTTATCTGTTTAATCTCACCTCTTGTTTGTGCCCAAACTGTAACCTAATTAACTCTTCCCCAGTATAGCTACAGATTGTACCACATTCTCctaatcttccttttcctgattaAACAGGGAAGTTCCTCTCCAGAGTGGGATCCCCAGGCTCCTGGTCATCCCAGTTATCAGCtgattttttgttctttctgtagTCAAACCCGACCAGCAGACTAAATATGTCAAATAAACCAGAATTTTCAGAGGTGGCAGTACCAGCTGAGGGCTGTGTTATCGGCTGCTAAAGCAAGACACTGATTCTGAAAAGCAATATAAAACgacaggagctccaggagagcaaTTGTCATAGGAGTTTACATTCTCAAATAAATGTCATTTCAGGACAAGATACTGGCACTGTGTTTTGGTACTTCATCAATGTTTAGCTCACAAGACATCTATTTGGTAACTTCTACTAGGaaacccagctcctggcctgtCCCTGAGCACTCTGCAGTTGTTATAGGTCAGACTGGTGTTTGGTATGTTTGCATTCAGCAATTACAACCCAAAgagaaacataaaatgaaaaaaatactctgcGGCTTCATATCAAACCAGGTAAATTAGGTAAGAATGCAAAAAGTagtaaaagaatgaaaatatatttgtggGTGGCATGAAAAGTACTCAGAAATACTGTCCTGAAGGCTCAAAGCAAATGCATCCCTTCACAGAGATATTAGGGtgaaaaaatcaaaccagaaacTACCTGGGATGGCTAAATGACAGAGGAGAAGCTCCTAATGCCAGAGAGGCCATCTTTGAAAATAAGTTGGGTCACACATTgcaaaaggggaaagaaaaaatattcagctttttttgAGGCCCATGGTTCATGTGCAACAGGAGTGTTCAGATAATTCCTCTGCATCCCTTTATAGTACAGGAACTtgggctgccctgagcccccttTATACAGAACACAAGGGAGGATCAGTCTCCTGTTGAGATCTCTGTAGAAGAGGTTAGAAAACATCAACAGAGCAGGTATCAGAGACTGGGCAGGAGCACGGATCATCAACCCAAGAATGCCAAGGGAATGCCAGGATGAAATAGCTCAGCTCCTAACCAGGCTGTGCAATCTCCCACTTGAAAGGGCTCTGGCTATCAGGAGAGTGACAGAGTACTAATGTGATAGAATGTTTTTAATGTTCCAGACCATTAAGCCTCACAAATTAGATAGATACAAGTTGCGTAGATACACAAGTTAGTAGAAACTCTTCTAAAGAATACAATTAATGGCCATGTAGGAAATATGAGATAATAGGAAAGGAAGCTTTGGCAAAGGAATGTTATCTCTCAAAAAGCCCTGAGGTTCTTTGAAGAAATCCAGGAGTCCAGACAGGGGAGATTTCATGGATTGACACTGTCAAAGGTGTCTGTCCCAGGGCACCTCCTGGCTCCCGGGAGTGCTGGTGGCCCTGGCCACATGACAGCATTGTCCCCAGTCCCAATGCAACCAGCCATCTCCTCTCACTCACGTGAAATGCCCTTCCCCCTGTGAGGGTAGAGCACTCCCCCAGCCTCATGACTGTCCTTGCCAATGATGCCTCTTGCCCCAGTCTGGGCATTCATGTGTCCCAGTTTCCCGTGCCAATCCAATGAGGTCCTGCCCACTCTGTATCGTGACAGGATGTGGAAGGAATCTTCCAAGTCCCTTGGTGGCACAGCCCTCCTTGCCACAGCACAGGTTTCCAGGATGGATGGAACAATGTGGTCTTGCCAGCCATGGCTATTTCCATCGCTACAAACTGATAAAGgtcttttcttccctgaacGTCATAGCCAGGGAATGATTTCTGGTATAAAAATGAGGCACTAGATGAAGTTCACGGCTTACCAATCCAATACAGACAGGAAGAGGTACTTCCTTGTACAACACAATACCCACGTGGGCTTTGGAGCTCCTCCTGTTGCAGGCCACCCTGGATGCTGAAAGATCATAGGAGCTTCTGAGAGGGGTAGgattttcctgacattttttttccctataacagactgctgctcagagcagctctaGATCACCCTGGGGCACAAAGAACTCTGGAAGGGGATAGCCGTAGCATAGGAtgcccttcctgccctgctttcAGACTCTCCAGGAGCGGTGCAGCTCAGCCCTTGGCCGGGAGATGGAGGTGCAGCATCACCTCCGCGCGGTGGGGGACACCAGCCGGTCCTCGCCGCATCTCCTGCCCCGGGGCTCTGGCCTGGGCCGAGCAGGGGGGGGAAGAGTACCTGCGCTATACCACAAGTCTCCGTCTCAGCAGCATTTTCGACTCCCGGATTCGTTCCCTGCATGCTCCTCTGTACAGCTGTGTTCTCCTTTGGGGTCACGGTGGCCTTTGCCCTTCCTCAGCTGTTTGTACAGGTGACTCTGGATCTCCACGCTCAGCCTCTCTGCTTAGCTCTTTCCAACACACAACATAACAATTTGCAGCAGAAGGTTTCTTGCTTCTTTCAATAGTTTCTCAAACTCGTTTTTCTGTCACTTGGGCTGTCACAAAgccattcttttctttccatatgCAAACACAAacctctgtgttttgtttttgatcATGGCTAAATGCACGTACCACATAACACTCATTGCAAGACCTTTCATTTCATGTGACATTTTCTTTGATAACCTGCCTTTATTGCAGCAAGCTCTTTTAGCTTGCTCCCAACACACTTGAAATCATTTCCATTCCTtgattttcatctttgttttgaTCCAAACCACTGCAATCTATTCAGCTAATTTGAGCACCCATGTCTGTTAACTCTTATTCATTCTTCCAGCAGCAGACCTTGTCTCTTTCTCCCGGATTCACTTTTTATTTATGCACCTGAGGACTTACTCCTCCCTGCTTCTGTGTGCCCAGCAAGGCTGTACATAACCCATCTCCTGGCAATGTCACTGCATTGCtacctgtgtcacctggggtTCCCTTGCAGATGCACTGTGCTTCCCACTCCTTACGCACTCACTTCCTGCTTAATTAGAATTTCTTTCTTGAGGTGACTCCTCATCAAGCTAGATCTGGAAATCCCTCTTCAaatctctttcctcttccttgaGCCATAGATACCTGTGAGTATAAGCAcctttctttgaaagaaattccAGGCTTCCTTCAGCTTCAAACCCATGTATCTTTATCTGTCCATTGCCAAACACTTCTGTacttcacttttatttcttctgaatccATGTGTGGAAGCTTTTGCACTCTTGTAGACTTTCGCCTATCATTTCTGAgtttcagctgctgtgtcagCTCCAACCCCAGATCTTGAATTTATCCCTGTAGCAAACACTGGGCTCcttcctccctgtgcccatggcaggacaCACCATACCATGACCATCTGtcattttcagaagagaaattcaGTCTCCTCTAAGGCAACCCAAACTGCCACATAACTCCTTTTCAGGCTGACAATACCAGCTCTTTTCTCTGGTTCTAGTCTATCTTCCCTGTTCAAGATCCTGTTTAGATCTAGCTCCTATTGGTTCTTGGGTTCCTCTCACCTGCTGAAACACTAAATACCTTAAGTGCTTAAATAAACACTCTATTTCTTCTGGTGCCCAGAATAAACCTAAATAGCTAGACATATAATTACATTCAAGATTTTAGACTATTGCTTTGCCTAGATACCTCAAtctagttttttttccttcatttaaaataaatatgttaaaCATTTAATCAGTGTACACATAAGTGTTCAAGGGTCTAAACTAATTTGCCTACATTTGTTTAAGATAAGAGCAGTAAGCTTGGTTTCCGTATTtagaaaaagctgcaaaaatatgCTTGATCTGTACCAGTAGGGAGAATAAGttaaagaatcatagaatcacagaacatcctgaatgggaagggacacactgggatcatccagtccagctcctggccctgtgcagaCAGTCAATGACCTgaccctgggcatccctggaaGCACTGTCCAAGCACTCCTGGTGccctggcagccttggggccatgcctgttccctggggagcctgggcagtgcccagcaccctctggggggAGAGCCTTCCCCTGATCACCAACCTAgacccttccctctgcccccctgacacagctccgTGTTGTTCCTGTTGTATGAAAGAATAAAACCCATGGAAGCAGAGGGACAGTTAAACTATTTCTGCATATTTGTGTCCTTTTCTCCATTGCCCATCTCCTTATTGCAGAACTGCCAGACTGGAGTGACCCAATGGATAGCAGAGTGCAGTGGATTGCTATGGGCCAAAGCTGGGATGTGTAGAGGGTCACTCTGTTAGGGATTATGCacttcactttaaaaataaatgcaagaaaacTGTATTCTGATAAAAGGACAGGACAGAAATCAGGGACACTTGGGTAAGGAGTTAGAATCAATGGAAAACATCTGAACAAATAAAGCTGTGTTTAGAAAAGTGCACAGTGGCTGTACTGTACTGGAGCTTTGTGAGCAGAGTGCTGATGGCAAATAAGCCACATTGAGGGGGTGCTGAGAGActaaaaaggcagaaagcagagTGATAAAGGGAGATCCTGCCGGGCTGAATGGGGGCCACTATGGGGAGAGTTGTCGAAACCACATTTTAGACACTATAAATGACAACTTATTGGAAAAACTAACCAGAAAGCcagcaaaaggagaaataacATTGCCAGTTCAGAGAGCTTCTTTTGGAAGGCCACTCAGCAAAAAATAACCATGGCCTAGCCATATCAAATATTCTTTCAGGCCCAAAATAATTCACAACAGTAATGCTTAACTTCAAAGAGAAAGTGAGGAAtgctattaaaaagaaatttaaaagagTAATCAAAAAGGTTAAACGCTTGAGGCAGCAAGAAGATTGTTTAAAGATACTATGTTAGAGTCTCAGAGAAAACGTACATATCAaactaaaaacattttaaataataaaaaaaatctcaccatAGTTAAAAGATGCATTAAACAACAATATTAAAGCAAAAAGCCTTCAAAAACTGGAAGTCAGCAATTTTCCAATGATGAACCAGGGACCAACATATCATTTAATATTGAATATAGTAGCAGAGGAATGGAAAGTTTTAAATCTGAGCCTTTTAAAGAGTTCCTGGAAAACTACAAACCAGCGAGTCTTATTTCCATACTGAACAAACTGGTAGAAGTAAATAGAGACTAAAATGATTAGATGCATAAATAACTATAATCATAATGCTGAAGACTCAGCATGTTTTTGTGGAAAGAAGCCATGCCTCAAAAGCCGCTTGCAGATCTTTAAGGGATGCAGCAAGCACACAGACGTGCTTGATGTA of Ficedula albicollis isolate OC2 chromosome 20, FicAlb1.5, whole genome shotgun sequence contains these proteins:
- the EIF6 gene encoding LOW QUALITY PROTEIN: eukaryotic translation initiation factor 6 (The sequence of the model RefSeq protein was modified relative to this genomic sequence to represent the inferred CDS: deleted 1 base in 1 codon) gives rise to the protein MAVRASFENNNELGCFAKLTNAYCLVAIGGSENFYSVFEGELFGTIPVVHASIAGCRIIGSCRIIGRMCVGNRHGLLVPSSTTDQELQHIRNSLPDSVRIQRVEERLSALGNVTTCNDYVALVHPDLDRETEEILADVLKVEVFRQTIADQVLVGSYCVFSNQGGIVHPKTSIDDQDELSSLLQVPLVAGTVNRGSEVIAAGMVVNDWCAFCGLDTTSTELSVIESIFRLNEAQPSTIATNMRDSLIDSLT
- the FAM83C gene encoding protein FAM83C; this encodes MFNYLAVEVRPQLHRSYGSQQGVSGPLKSRLEQLKKPWWREPTPLVLQHSETARLAIDAFLEQGERGYLSAITEERELPFLSTLDMDYISRQMNQSFPDPSAVKDKEADPGDADTGDRFSLNSELTSGTYFPLMSDVHPPELELGWPGTPLLTVSGQTQATVIFQRNRTNSIKDLVRSLISRARTVIAIVMDLFTDMEILCDLLQVSSRQHVPVYLILDEEYLKHFVEMCNKMALTQDSFPNMRIRCLSGDTYYSKAGKKFAGQVLEKFVMVDCDQVLAGTYSFTWLCSQVHTGLVTHFRGQIVAEFDKEFRYLYAESRAVTSFCVPEPGTCLSSWNTSKVDNCLLKPTQGNDTETLSPSSSLSNVSIRSIKVSPFMKNSSCSAHQEKQDSSSDSGNKKGKEDTFLKPTCPKQQEEPPDLVNCPPSKPTPASYPKSNLVTARTFVQPEPSSNKPGSQEDSKANSSHCSLPRAGQPLQSLSEGTSSNGTGVKQRAPVATSGELPAENENIFYEEKRQSPGHGQFGLFSPYTQLKRDKKSVKPCYDKFPEDVLLEKNSVYGAEKRMTLGHSKLDLITKYNKLKSKHIHSRFEL